One Cuculus canorus isolate bCucCan1 chromosome 1, bCucCan1.pri, whole genome shotgun sequence DNA segment encodes these proteins:
- the TFEC gene encoding transcription factor EC isoform X4, translated as MKEKELTVAIEEIKDSKIKLLSGSILDIYNSDQGMAPANMGLTNASCPANLPVKRELTEADTRAMAKERQKKDNHNLIERRRRYNINYRIKELGTLIPKSNDPDMRWNKGTILKASVEYIKWLQKEQQRARELEHRQKKLEHANRRLLLRIQELEIQARAHGLPVMSSLSAVDLATQVIKQQSYPEENSVDYSQQMPLAHGPNSDVCDGSTAFSDPLSHFTDLSFSAALKEEQRLEEILLDDTVSPFGTDPLLSSTSPAASKESSRRSSFSTDDGDDL; from the exons CTATCTGGCAGCATTTTGGATATATATAACAGTGACCAGGGAATGGCACCAGCTAATATGGGTCTCACAAATGCTTCTTGCCCAGCTAATCTACCAGTAAAAAGGGAACTCACAG AAGCAGATACACGAGCAATGGCAaaggagagacaaaaaaaggatAACCACAATCTTA ttGAGAGAAGAAGAAGGTATAATATTAATTACCGAATCAAGGAGCTTGGCACACTCATCCCCAAGTCTAATGATCC TGATATGCGCTGGAACAAAGgaactattttaaaagcatcagtGGAGTACATCAAGTGGCTACAAAAAGAACAACAGAGAGCCAGAGAATTAGaacacaggcagaagaaattAGAGCATGCTAACAGAAGACTTCTACTCCGAATTCAG GAACTAGAGATCCAGGCACGCGCACATGGCCTTCCAGTCATGTCTTCACTCAGCGCTGTTGATTTAGCTACACAGGTCATCAAGCAACAGTCTTATCCAGAGGAGAACTCTGTAGACTACTCTCAACAAATGCCTCTGGCACATGGACCAAATTCTGATGTCTGTGATGGATCTACCGCCTTTTCTGATCCACTTTCACACTTCACAGATTTGTCCTTCAGTGCAGCATTAAAAGAAGAGCAACGGCTGGAGGAAATTTTACTGGATGACACAGTGTCACCATTTGGAACAGACCCACTCTTGTCCTCCACATCCccagctgcatcaaaagagagcagcaggagaagcagctttAGCAcagatgatggagatgatttataa